One Pseudomonas fluorescens genomic region harbors:
- a CDS encoding DUF3094 domain-containing protein, with the protein MTSRLNPEDQKHVEEYLQLSQHRVERRPFRPWMLLVLVLAVTIGLGLLSRFISYLTL; encoded by the coding sequence ATGACCAGCCGCCTGAACCCCGAAGACCAAAAGCATGTCGAAGAGTACCTGCAACTGTCCCAACACCGTGTCGAGCGCCGGCCATTCCGGCCGTGGATGCTCCTGGTGCTGGTGTTGGCAGTGACCATTGGTCTTGGCCTGTTGAGCCGATTTATCAGTTACCTGACGCTATGA